A window of the Nibribacter ruber genome harbors these coding sequences:
- the pckA gene encoding phosphoenolpyruvate carboxykinase (ATP), whose protein sequence is MKEFGKKSSAMDLTSLGISQAKEVYWNLTPAELVEEALKNGEGFLTDTGALMCDTGKFTGRSPKDRFVVRDEKTEDSVWWGDVNIAFEPAKFEALYQKMIAYLADKALYVRDAYAGADPEYRLNLRIVNTMAWHNLFCNNMFLRLTEEELENHNPEFTIICAPGFEADPAVDGTRQPNFAIINFSKKMILIGGTGYAGEMKKGIFSVLNYILPHERETLSMHCSANVGKDGDTAIFFGLSGTGKTTLSADPNRGLIGDDEHGWTKDSVFNFEGGCYAKVIDLSKEKEPQIWDAIKFGAIVENTRFVDGTRSVDYTNKSVTENTRTAYPINHIDNAIEPSVASIPQNIFFLTADAFGVLPPISKLNKSQAMYHFISGYTAKVAGTEVGITEPQTTFSACFGAAFLPLHPTKYAEMLGKKMTENNVNVWLINTGWTGGSYGTGSRMKLPYTRAMITAALNGELNDVSFTKHPIFGMEMPESCPNVPAEILNPRNTWTDKDAYDQKAGELAKAFVKNFGKYADYANEEILAGAPEVAVEA, encoded by the coding sequence ATGAAAGAATTTGGCAAGAAATCATCTGCAATGGACTTAACCAGCTTAGGAATTTCACAAGCAAAAGAAGTGTATTGGAACCTGACTCCCGCTGAGTTAGTGGAAGAAGCACTCAAAAACGGGGAAGGTTTCTTGACTGATACCGGTGCCCTTATGTGCGACACCGGCAAATTCACCGGCCGCTCTCCTAAAGACAGGTTTGTAGTGAGAGACGAAAAAACGGAGGACTCCGTATGGTGGGGTGATGTGAACATTGCCTTTGAGCCAGCCAAGTTTGAGGCCCTGTACCAAAAAATGATTGCTTACCTGGCAGACAAGGCTCTGTATGTGCGCGATGCCTATGCGGGCGCCGACCCAGAATATCGCCTTAACCTGCGCATTGTCAACACCATGGCCTGGCATAATCTCTTCTGTAACAACATGTTCCTGCGTTTGACAGAAGAAGAGCTTGAAAACCATAATCCTGAATTTACCATCATCTGCGCCCCAGGTTTTGAGGCAGATCCTGCCGTAGACGGTACGCGTCAGCCTAACTTTGCCATCATCAACTTCTCCAAGAAGATGATTTTGATTGGCGGAACTGGCTACGCCGGAGAAATGAAAAAAGGTATTTTCTCAGTCTTGAACTATATCTTACCGCATGAGCGCGAGACTTTGTCCATGCACTGCTCTGCCAACGTAGGCAAAGACGGTGACACGGCCATTTTCTTCGGCTTGTCAGGTACTGGTAAGACTACATTATCCGCTGACCCTAACCGCGGTTTGATTGGCGATGATGAGCACGGCTGGACCAAAGACAGCGTCTTCAACTTTGAAGGAGGCTGCTACGCCAAAGTGATTGATCTTTCCAAAGAGAAAGAACCACAAATCTGGGATGCCATTAAATTTGGTGCCATTGTAGAAAACACCCGCTTTGTTGACGGAACCCGTTCAGTAGACTATACAAACAAGTCTGTTACAGAAAACACGCGCACGGCCTACCCTATCAACCACATTGACAATGCCATTGAGCCGTCTGTGGCTTCTATTCCGCAGAACATCTTCTTCTTGACGGCAGATGCGTTTGGTGTATTGCCTCCTATCTCTAAGCTGAACAAGAGCCAGGCCATGTACCATTTCATTTCTGGCTATACCGCCAAGGTAGCTGGTACTGAGGTGGGCATCACCGAGCCACAAACTACCTTCTCTGCCTGCTTTGGAGCTGCTTTCTTACCATTGCACCCTACCAAGTACGCAGAGATGCTGGGCAAGAAAATGACTGAGAACAACGTGAACGTATGGTTGATCAACACCGGTTGGACTGGTGGTTCTTACGGAACAGGTTCCCGCATGAAGTTGCCTTACACCCGTGCCATGATCACGGCGGCCTTGAACGGCGAGCTGAACGACGTAAGCTTCACCAAACACCCAATCTTCGGAATGGAGATGCCAGAGTCTTGCCCGAACGTACCAGCAGAAATCTTGAACCCACGCAACACCTGGACCGATAAAGACGCCTACGACCAAAAAGCAGGCGAACTGGCTAAGGCCTTCGTGAAAAACTTTGGGAAGTATGCAGACTATGCCAACGAGGAAATCCTGGCTGGTGCCCCAGAAGTGGC